One stretch of Punica granatum isolate Tunisia-2019 chromosome 5, ASM765513v2, whole genome shotgun sequence DNA includes these proteins:
- the LOC116207285 gene encoding putative expansin-B2, with product MFSHDPYPMALHECPLLFSSNFLVILTIVSLLLVARMKSCSSFNLSSSTTQFGSDWSPGGATWYGPPDGYGSDGGACGYGDAVGEPPFSSLVSAGGPSLFNSGKGCGTCYQVKCTANAACSGNPVTVVITDDCPGGPCLSESVHFDMSGHAFGAMANSGQADQLRNAGILQILYRRVECLYHGVTLTFHVDSGSNPYYLALVVEYLDGDGDLDMVELKQAGTDSWLPMQESWGAAWRLSSGSPLQAPFSIRVTEGKSSKSAIAENVIPGDWQPGGIYRSVINFN from the exons atgtTCTCACATGACCCGTATCCCATGGCTCTCCATGAATGTCCATTGTTGTTTTCCTCAAATTTCCTCGTTATCCTTACCATCGTTTCTCTGCTTCTGGTGGCGAGGATGAAGTCTTGCTCATCTTTCAACCTCTCATCGTCGACCACACAGTTCGGCTCCGATTGGTCTCCGGGAGGTGCCACTTGGTACGGCCCCCCCGACGGATATGGAAGCGATG gAGGTGCGTGCGGATATGGGGATGCTGTAGGGGaacctccattctcttcattggTGTCTGCTGGAGGGCCTTCTCTCTTCAACTCAGGCAAAGGCTGTGGAACTTGTTACCAG GTTAAATGCACGGCGAATGCGGCTTGCTCAGGCAATCCGGTTACTGTCGTTATCACAGATGACTGCCCTGGCGGCCCTTGCCTGTCCGAGTCAGTTCACTTTGATATGAGCGGTCATGCTTTTGGGGCCATGGCAAATTCTGGGCAGGCCGATCAACTGCGTAATGCCGGTATCTTGCAGATTTTATATAGACG AGTGGAGTGCTTATACCACGGGGTAACTCTGACGTTCCATGTCGATTCCGGGTCAAACCCATACTACTTGGCTCTCGTGGTTGAATACCTGGACGGGGATGGCGACCTTGACATGGTCGAGTTGAAACAAGCCGGCACGGACTCGTGGCTTCCAATGCAGGAATCGTGGGGCGCAGCCTGGAGACTCAGTTCGGGATCTCCTCTGCAAGCTCCGTTCTCTATCAGAGTTACGGAGGGCAAGTCATCAAAAAGCGCAATAGCTGAGAATGTCATTCCTGGCGACTGGCAACCCGGAGGAATATATCGGTCTGTCATTAACTTTAACTAA